CGAGCACATCGTCCCTGCCGGTGAGATCTCCGTGGAGTCCATCCACACCCCACACATCATGGTGGACAAAATCGTGCAACATAATTAATTTCAACCCTATAAGAATATGAAATCAATGATTAGACTACGTATGAGCTCGGCTGATGCTCATTACGGTGGTAACTTGGTCGATGGTGCCAAGATGCTTCAGCTTTTTGGTGATGTTGCGACCGAACTCCTTATCGCCCAGGATGGTGACGAAGGTCTCTTCGTGGCTTATGACAATGTCGAGTTTCTCAACCCTGTATTCGCCGGCGATTACATCGAAGCGACAGGTGAGATCACCAAGGTCGGCAACACTTCTCGCAAGATGGTCTTCGAAGCGAAGAAGGTCATCCGCCCTCGTACAGACATTTCCGCTTCGGCTGCCGATGTCCTCGAAGAGCCTATCGTCGTGTGCCGTGCAAGCGGTACTTGTGTCGTGCCAAAAGAATGCCAACGCAAATAATATAAACACCGACAGACTATGGAAAAGCTAATCATCACTGCCGCTATCTGCGGCGCAGAGGTCACCAAGGAACAAAACCCTGCTGTCCCCTACACCGTAGAAGAGATCGTACGTGAAGCGAAAAGCGCATACGATGCCGGTGCAGCCGTGGTACACATCCACGTGCGCGAGGACGACGGGACGCCCACACAGAGCAAAGAACGCTTCAAAGAGTGTATCGATGCGATACTCAAGGAGATACCCGATGTCATCCTCATCCCATCTACAGGTGGTGCAGTGGGTATGACTGCAGAGGAGCGACTCCAGCCTACCGAGCTGTTCCCCGAAATGGCGACACTCGACTGTGGTACTTGTAACTTCGGCGACGAGGTGTTTGAGAACACCATGCCTATGATGCGAGCCTTCGGAAAGAGGATGATAGAGAACAACATCAAGCCCGAATATGAGTGCTTCGAGATGGGACACCTCGACACCATCGTCCGCATGGCAAAGAAGGGCGAAGTCCCCGGTGCACCGATGCAGTTCAACTTCGTACTCGGCGTCCCCGGATGTACTCCTGCGACGGTAGAGAACCTCGCTTGGCTCGTGCGCAACATCCCCGAAGGCTCTACATGGACAGCGACAGGTATAGGTCGTAGCGAATTTACCCTCGGTGCCGCAGCAATCGTCATGGGTGGTCATGTCCGTGTCGGATTCGAGGACAACCTATACATCTCAAAGGGTGTACTTGCAAAGTCCAATGGCGAACTCGTAGAAAAGGTCGTACGCATTGCCAAAGAACTTGGTAGAGAGATCGCGACACCTGCGGAAGCTCGTCGCATCCTCGGCCTTCCAGCCAAGCAGTAAAAGTCACACCTTGGCTCAAATATAGATCATCGACCCTTCCTCCCACTTCACCCGAGAGTGGAGAGGAAGGTATCGGTGGGTCTTCAATTAGATAGAAACTTTTTAATCACAACCCTCTATAAACTCATGAAGAAAGGAAATAAATACGGTACACACCGTGTCATCGACCCTGTGGGCGTACTCCCACAACCAGCAAACAAGATCGACAACAACATGGATGAGATCTACGACAACGAGATCCTCATCGATGTACAGACACTCAACATCGACTCGGCTTCGTTCACAGACATCAGTGCACGTGCAGGCGGTGATCACGCCAAGATCGCAGAGATCATGATGGAGATCGTCGAAAAGCAAGGTAAGCACCGCAACCCATGGACCGGCTCGGGCGGTATGCTCCTCGGAAAGGTAGAAAAGATCGGTTCGGCCCTCGAAGACAAGATCGACCTAAAGGTGGGTGACAAGATTGCTACCCTCGTTTCGCTCTCTCTTACTCCACTTCGCATCGACAAGATCAAAGAGATTCGCGCGGATGTAGACCAAGTGGACATCGATGGTAAGGCGATCCTATTCGAAAGCGGTATCTACGCCAAGATTCCTTCTGACCTCCCCGAAAAGTTGGCACTCTCTGCTCTTGACGTAGCAGGTGCTCCTGCGCAGACAGCTCGCCTCGTGAAGCC
This is a stretch of genomic DNA from Porphyromonas cangingivalis. It encodes these proteins:
- a CDS encoding hotdog domain-containing protein, translating into MIRLRMSSADAHYGGNLVDGAKMLQLFGDVATELLIAQDGDEGLFVAYDNVEFLNPVFAGDYIEATGEITKVGNTSRKMVFEAKKVIRPRTDISASAADVLEEPIVVCRASGTCVVPKECQRK
- a CDS encoding 3-keto-5-aminohexanoate cleavage protein, translated to MEKLIITAAICGAEVTKEQNPAVPYTVEEIVREAKSAYDAGAAVVHIHVREDDGTPTQSKERFKECIDAILKEIPDVILIPSTGGAVGMTAEERLQPTELFPEMATLDCGTCNFGDEVFENTMPMMRAFGKRMIENNIKPEYECFEMGHLDTIVRMAKKGEVPGAPMQFNFVLGVPGCTPATVENLAWLVRNIPEGSTWTATGIGRSEFTLGAAAIVMGGHVRVGFEDNLYISKGVLAKSNGELVEKVVRIAKELGREIATPAEARRILGLPAKQ
- a CDS encoding zinc-binding dehydrogenase; protein product: MKKGNKYGTHRVIDPVGVLPQPANKIDNNMDEIYDNEILIDVQTLNIDSASFTDISARAGGDHAKIAEIMMEIVEKQGKHRNPWTGSGGMLLGKVEKIGSALEDKIDLKVGDKIATLVSLSLTPLRIDKIKEIRADVDQVDIDGKAILFESGIYAKIPSDLPEKLALSALDVAGAPAQTARLVKPGDTVVIIGAGGKSGMLCCYEAKKRAGVTGKVIGITHSAKSTERLQKLGFCDEVFSADATQPVPVLEKIEALTNGQLADITINNVNIPDTEMTSILITKDTGVVYFFSMATSFTKAALGAEGVGSDVTMLIGNGYTKGHAEITLQELRESEELRKIFTELYA